Sequence from the Chloroflexota bacterium genome:
TGGTCGCATTCGCCCGCGCGCCGGGGCCGAAGAGGTTGACCCCCGAATTGATGCCCAGCCTTCCAGCGATGGGCCCGTTCACGATAACCAGCTGCGCCGATCCGCCCGTGCTCGCGGACGAGCCGTGCAGGTTAAACTTCGGCTCGCAGATCGCCTCCACGATGGCGAGGACGACCGGCATATACTCGGGCCTGCACCCCGCCATCACCGCATTCGCCGCAACCTTCTCGGCCGTCAGGACGATGGATCGCTCAGGGATGCGCCCAACGATCTGGTCAGGCGGTAGGTGGACTGCCTCCAAGAAACGCGCGACCAAAGCCTCTGTCGGCGGCACGATGGGCAGCCCATCCGTCAGCCCTTCGTCAAAGAACCGCTCGATGGCCTCCCACGCGTCGCCCGCCTCGATCCGCTTCCCCGCCTGGCGCGATTGGCTCATCCCAAAAGTTCCTCCAGGCCCCAACATGTGAGAAAAGAGATGGCCAATTATACATAGGGAGCCGCAGCAGAGGGAGCGATTAGCGGCCCGAGCTGCCTAGCCTCTCGTGGCCGGCATCACCGCTCGAACGTCGCCGCGTTGGCCATCGTCCACGGGCCGCTGCCGCATGCGCCGCCGGGGCCTGCCGAGATCGCCAGCCTCTGCCCATTATTCGTCAACTGCGCCAGGATCGTGATGCCCGAAGCGGGGGTTCTATTCGCGAGGGCATCGCCCGCATAATCGTAAAAGCGCTCATAGCAATAGACTTGGCCGTCGGTGATCGTATCGAACCGCCGGTTGACCAGGCCGGAGGCCTGTGGAATGAAGAGGTACTGACGCGCCCGCACGTTCGTCACTGACGTTCCCATGGAGAAGGCATACACGGAGCCGCTCAACGCGCTCGGCCCGATATACAGGTGGGGCGCTTCGCTGAACTGCTCGGCGTTGGCCGCTGAATACCAGCGACCCTGGGCCGTCCCAGCGCGGTCCGTGTAGAAATCGCCGCAGCGCGGCTGGTCGGTCCGGACCATCGAGCGCGAAAAATCCGTGAACAGCCCCAAGTACCGATCCCGTTCGACTGCGGAGACGTAATCGAACAGACAGACCGTGTAACAATGTTCAAAGATACCCGGCGGGCCCGTGCCCTTGCACCAGCGTTCGGCGTTCGCGAACGCCGAACGCCCCGTCGCCAGCCGGTAGTCTCGCATGCCCATATCCAACCCGCTCACTCCCGCCGCGCGATCTCCCGTTGTCGCCATCTGCACCCCCGCGGCGATGGGTACCCGAACAGGGAAACTACAGAACTTCTCGTTGCCTGGACCCATGGGCGTACAGCCTTGCGCCCGGAGCGCCTGTGTCAGGTCCGGGTGCGTCAGGCTCCGCACGTGGTGGAAATAGCCCTCCAGGCCGTCGCACACCCCGAACGACAGCGTGTAATCCGTATAGTTCGTCTTGTCGTTGAGCACCCCATAGTTTCTAAGGGCAATGGAGGTGACGACGATATTACCGGGTGCATAGACCGGCGCTTCGATGTCGTTCGGCGTGGCGTCGTTCTTTGTGTAGAAATACATGTGCGGCGCCGGGAAGACATGGTCCGGCGGCGTAAGATCGGCGATCGGACTCATAGAGGCGATGTGCTCCAGCCGCACCGGCGCGTTCGTGAGCGGAGTCGCCGAGCACGGATTGGCCGTAGGCGTTGGCGGCCCTTGGAAGCGCGTCGGCGTTGGTAAGGGCGTCGCCGTTGGCCTCAGTGTCGCTGTAGGCGTTGCGGGTATCGGCGTTGGCGCTGGCGTAGCCGAGGGTTGCGGGCTCGGCGTTGGTGGAACAGTAGGGGGGACTGTCGCCATTGGAGGGACTGTTGTTGGAGATGGTGCCGCGAGCGTTGCGTCTGGCAGAGGCGCGGCGGCCGTGGGCGGCTCCGGTGACCGCTCTCCAGCCGCGGGTTGCGACCCTTCGGTGGCGCACGCTGAAAAGACCAGGACGGCAACAGCCGCCCAGGACAGCATTTGGATGTGCTTCACCGTCCCATTGTGCACGACGCCAGTAGGTTATGACAAGGGTATAGCTCGTCACCTTCCGCACAAAAAGCGAGGCCTCCCGGCGCGCCGGGAGGCCTCGCTAAGTCAACCATCTGCCGTAAGCTTACTTTGTATCCAGCCACACCCGCTCGTAGCGGAAGATGTTTCGCGCATCCGTCGCCATCGTCGCAGGCTCGCCGGGGTAGCCCTTCACCTCAGGGCGGAAGCCGCCGAAGAAGAGCTCCGTGTAGATCGGGAAGACCCAGGCCAGGTCGTTCACCACCAGCCGGTTGATCGCCTGCACCGTCTGCAATCGGGCGGCGATGTCCGCCGTCCCCAACTGCCTCTGGTAGAGGTCCTCTACCCGTTGATCGAACCAGCCCATCACGTTGCACGTTCCGCCCTTCACGTAGTACAGCAGCGAGTACTCAGGATCGCCCGAGCCGGACGCCGTCGAGCAGAAGTACCGGGGCAGGAGCTGGAAGAGTCCCTTCGCCTCGTTCTGCAGGTACGTCGGGTAGTCTGGCGTTTGGATCGTGCCGCTGATGCCGATCTTCTTCAGCTGCTCCAGGATCACCGTCGTCTCGCGCTCGTACGTCGCCGCCGCGCTGGCGCCCACGCTCGTGTTAAACGTGAAATTCAGCCCGTTCGGGAACCCGGCGTCCGACAGCAGCTTCCTCGCCGCCGCATGCCGTAACCACCAGCATCGCGGAAACAATGAGACCCACTAAGGCGAAGAGATGCAACGAAAGCTTCATCGAATCCTCCTCCTATACAATTGCAAAACAAACCCTGAAACCCATAGGTGTGCGTGGGAGAGTACTCCCAGGAATAGGTATTATCAAGTCTCAAACAAACACGAAGGAAAACGCCCTGAAGCAGAGAGTTAAGGCCGGAAAATCGCGTCGCCCACAGATTCCCTGCACAACCCCCTCTTTACACCATGTAGCGGTAGGCCTATGGTAGCGCCATTCTACTCCAGGAGGCTCCTCATGGGCGCTCTCGATGGCAAAGTCGTCGCCATAACCGGCGGCGCCGGCAAGCTCGGCAGGGCCTCCGCCCTCGGCCTCGCCCAAGAAGGCGCCAAGCTCCTCATCAACGATGTGGATAAGCCTTCCCTGGATCGCCTCCTCGCCGAGCTCCGCGCCGCTGGCGGCCACGCCGTCGCCAACACCGACGATGTCTTCTCTTGGCAAGGCGCAGGCCGAGCCATAGACGCCTGCGTCGCCGCCTATGGCCGCATAGACGGCCTCCTCAACTGCGCCCACCGCTACAAGCATGGCGCCCTCTGGGAGATGGACCAAGACGCTATAGACGTCACCTCTCAGGCCCACGTCAACGGCCACTTCGCCACAGCCCATCACGCCGCCCGGCACATGATCAAGCAGCGAAGCGGCAGCATCCTCACCGTCACGTCCGTAGCCCTCCACGGCATTCCGGGGCGCTCCACCTACGCCGCGGTGAAGGGGGCCGTCGTCTCGGCCACCTGCTCCTGGGCCTTGGAGCTGGCCGAGTTCGGCGTGCGAGTGAACGCTGTCAGCCCAGTCTTCCAGCTCCGCCCGTCACACAACAAGCCCACCATGCACGTCAGGTGGCGCTACACTTTCGATGCCAAGGACACGTCACCCCCGGTCTTCGACATGCCGACTGCCGAATCGAATGTGCCCATCGTCACCTATCTCCTGAGTGACGAGAGCAGATGGGTGACAGGACAGGTCATCTTCCTCGCGGGGGACACCCTTGCCCTCATGCAGCAGCCCCAGTACCGCTTCGCCTTCCAGCCCCAGGGCTGGTCCTTCAACGACCTCAAGCTCCACTTCCGCGAAACCATCGGCGCGGATCTCGCCCAGCCCGGCCTCGGGCACCCCGTCTATCGCTGGTACAACGGCGTAGGCTAGCCCTTCGGCGCAGCGATGTCGTACACTTTCGACACATTCTCCCACGTCATCTTCCGCAGCGCCGCCTTCGGCACATCCTTGAACTGACTCCGTACCGACTTCACCGAATTCGGCCACGTCGTGTCCCCGTGCGGGTAATCGCACGCCCACATCAGGTTATCCACGCCTACATACTCGGGATGGCGCACCGCAAGCTCTATCCCGATCTTGTCCTCTTCGAACGTCGCAAAGACCTGCCGCCGCCAGTATGCGCTCGGCTTCATCGGCAGCTGCAGCTTCGCCCAGTGTCGTTGCCGCTCCCACACCCCGTCCCACCGCTCCAGGTAGTACGGGATCCAGCCGATCCCGCCCTCCACGGCCAC
This genomic interval carries:
- a CDS encoding SDR family oxidoreductase; this translates as MVAPFYSRRLLMGALDGKVVAITGGAGKLGRASALGLAQEGAKLLINDVDKPSLDRLLAELRAAGGHAVANTDDVFSWQGAGRAIDACVAAYGRIDGLLNCAHRYKHGALWEMDQDAIDVTSQAHVNGHFATAHHAARHMIKQRSGSILTVTSVALHGIPGRSTYAAVKGAVVSATCSWALELAEFGVRVNAVSPVFQLRPSHNKPTMHVRWRYTFDAKDTSPPVFDMPTAESNVPIVTYLLSDESRWVTGQVIFLAGDTLALMQQPQYRFAFQPQGWSFNDLKLHFRETIGADLAQPGLGHPVYRWYNGVG